A genomic segment from Spinacia oleracea cultivar Varoflay chromosome 3, BTI_SOV_V1, whole genome shotgun sequence encodes:
- the LOC130469004 gene encoding uncharacterized protein, translating to MDEDQHANSGPSNKSPNQVPQKQKKKPRGPTKGIKSMPGVPRKIEWDHLDRPTGKWATDYKNHIGEISRAKVSILIRTWEDVSQGIKDTLWEDVKREFHITDETKKEVVLKSCDKRWREFKSRLTTGWIRGTRKRPKDEKMPYDLYSYITKDIWKEFVKIRTSEEAEEISEKARQSQSFNIYPHHMGQKSYAEMTSEWQRKGYIPSVSSSSEGSSASTISSSLPSRTCLWLLARSVPDEKGNPYLPDEGTQKVKENIDEWKRKQDEGEFVPKSARDDVLSRALGKTKEGRPLTFGGGVGIKAVWGTGERRSFRRYGDAEMEEMEARVTKRVKDETIQEMNSKMDAMVMEKFITFAKELGVQIPSHMRIDANVHSSCRSGGLDPFADITEPVPCHLYLNIGSEKVFVAYGTICPELLLDHHNDVTSDNVKVSVDDFEPAYKEAPVPVPSQYIKKLAQAHGTFTQWPKHLVSLTNEEVNKPTSKEPKGKGNKGKEIVVGGSGTKASNTKSKTYFLENYKVQNLSGKCNVMKTMMLGLKEGEHVKVHCTKRTFNMEKDFEISVTVEDTDQLLSGAWLNISIIQVFATALSELCFHDDCHPNSIGFMCPEMISATMLKSDADRILLYMTRSMSALSSKTFILCPYYEKSHWMLLVLCLSKREVYIFDSQQKKRNLMIKEPLNNAFRSYKRLGGQSKGTKLTWIPAQCAQQPGSLDCGYYVMRFMYDIIMNHGNSQDLTKDFSRTLPYSAEEINEVKDFWADYFMNNVEFLA from the exons atggatgaagatcaacacgcaaattcaggtccttctaacaaatcaccaaatcaagtgccccaaaagcaaaaaaagaagccaagaggccctacaaaaggaataaaatccatgcccggggttccaagaaaaattgaatgggatcacttggaccgacccacagggaaatgggcaacggattacaagaatcacattggcgagataagtcgcgcaaaggtttcaatattgatcagaacctgggaagatgtttcacaaggaataaaagacactttgtgggaagacgtcaag agagaatttcatatcacagatgaaactaagaaagaagttgtcttaaagagttgtgataagcgttggagggaattcaaatcaagattgACGACTGGTTGGATCCGGGGTACAAGGAAAAggccaaaagatgaaaagatgccatatgatttgtatagttatataactaaggatatatggaaggaatttgtgaagatacgtacctccgaagaagctgag gaaataagtgagaaagcaagacaaagtcaatctttcaacatatatcctcatcatatgggacagaaatcatatgctgaaatgacaagtgaatggcagagaaaagggtacattccctcagtttcttcgtcatctgaaggttcctctgcgtctacaatttcttcaagtttgccgagtaggacatgtttatggcttcttgcaagatcggtaccagatgagaaaggaaatccttacttgccggatgagggcacacaaaaggtcaaagaaaatatt gatgaatggaaaaggaaacaagatgaaggggaatttgttcccaaaagtgcacgagatgatgtcttatctcgtgcacttggtaagactaaagaagggagaccactaacatttggtggtggagtaggcatcaaagctgtgtgggggaccggagagcggcgtagctttcgacggtatggagatgcggagatggaggaaatggaagcaagagtgaccaaaagggtcaaagatgagacaatacaagagatgaactccaagatggatgccatggtcatggagaaatttatcacatttgctaaagaacttggtgtccaaataccaagccatatgaggatagacgcaaatgttcatagtagttgtcgttccgggggtttagatccatttgccgacattacg gaacctgtcccgtgccatctatacctgaacataggctcggagaaagtctttgttgcctatggtaccatatgtccagagttgctccttgatcaccacaacgacgtcacgtccgataacgtgaaagtgagcgttgatgattttgagcccgcgtacaaagaagctcccgtccccgtgccttctcaatatattaagaaacttgctcaagctcatggtaccttcactcagtggccaaagcatttggtgtcgcttacgaatgaggag gtaaacaagcctacaagtaaagagcctaaagggaaagggaacaaagggaaagagatagtggttgggggaagtggaacaaaagcgtccaacactaaatcaaaaacctatttccttgaaaattataaagtgcaaaatttgagtggtaagtgcaatgtgatgaaaactatgatgttgggattaaaagaaggggagcatgttaaggtacattgcactaaaaggacattcaatatggaaaaggactttgaaattagtgtcaccgttgaagacaccgatcaacttctctcgggagcatggctcaatatatcaataatacaagtttttgctac ggctttgagtgagttgtgttttcacgatgattgtcaccccaatagcattggattcatgtgcccggagatgatatcggccaccatgttaaagtccgatgcagatcgaattctattgtacatgacgaggtccatgagtgcacttagttctaagacattcatcttatgtccatactacgaaaa gagtcactggatgcttttagttctttgcttgtctaaacgtgaggtctacatatttgattctcaacagaagaagagaaatttgatgattaaggagccactaaacaa tgcttttcggagttacaagagactaggtggacaatctaagggaactaaattaacatggattccagcacag